The following proteins are encoded in a genomic region of Phytoactinopolyspora mesophila:
- a CDS encoding DUF6079 family protein — protein MSRLLRDVIEIPERAGSEDYVLRLAESTDTAHLEQTLAQYVVTDSLAQNFDSALALVSDAVRNKTSRGAFLTGSFGSGKSHFMAVLHAVLGHEPAARKIAELQPVVAKHDAALREAKLLRLSYHLLGAPSLEQAVLGGYVEQIQRLHPDAPLPAVHTSDDLLTDAENQRRTLGDERFFAGLNGDDDDDSGDVWAGLLGTGTWDAETYHTARAAGPETEERQRLVTALTQSYFTSYTRFADYVDLESGLHAISRHAQALGYNGVVLFLDELVLWLAFSVRDTEFFRRETQKITKLVESSGSPRPIPLISFISRQMDLRKWFADAGATGNEQEALDRAFRHQEGRFASIQLGDDNLAEVAHRRLLWPVDDEARRTLEDAFGQLERRPAVWDVLLDSINTGESHHGASEAEFRLTYPFSPALVSTLRSLASVMQRERTALKVMQQMLVNRRESFTVDDLIPVGDAFDYVVNGRQALDSHAANLFRAATALYEDKLKPILLREHNVTERQLADDPTSVPRGFRSQERLAKTLLLSAVAPNVPALKELTASRLASLNHGSIVSPLPGNEARLVMAAINTWKKEVPEIQTSSGSDPVIRVQLADVDYESVVERVKGEDNPGRRRQLVKEIVHQALGIDPHTSDLDSAATRQVTWKGSRREVDVVFGNVRDTAWLSDEHFQNRPGTWRFVVDYPFDEEEQSVSQDIARVERMQQAGKYWQTVVWLPRYLTPEVQRELVRLVKLHWLFSGSGERWQNSSDHLPEAARAQARAILENQHAAYKERITRVLQQAYGAATPDAGNLADDAAHTQVLMSLDRSFSPAEPVGADLGTAFENLIDQAFRSSYPAHPEFEPAREEITVRQLETVRGYVEQASIQEDGRTPTHPSDRQVLRRICGPLRLGKATETHFLFGSDTFAFWAGEFDRAVAHHGGNAHAPVTVRQLRDWIDGLTPAWGLRTDVADLLISAWALLQKRAWFEANTPVAAPALGKIRDHLELRPEPLPTKEDWTTAHTNAGHLFGLAGNQYLTGANVAEFAGTVSARAAEHAGPADALVGELRQLYSRLTVDQHDGDRLTVAAAAASFVIDLSRTSNRVALIEKVARAEFPVPLDVVGRTLADAATVVRALQAFQWHRLSPVVQAETGADERAQQARDIMRQLREATSADELTVRLADALRRAEEETFQWLADQTPSVPAPPPAPEQHGPEDVELDVSTDEPQTGQIRDRIALTSAKDVPVVEVELKRLLAEHHGRRIHVQWWVE, from the coding sequence ATGAGTAGGTTGCTGCGCGACGTCATCGAGATCCCGGAGCGGGCCGGGAGCGAAGACTACGTGCTTCGCCTCGCTGAGAGCACGGACACCGCGCACCTGGAGCAGACGCTCGCCCAGTACGTTGTCACCGACTCGCTGGCGCAGAACTTCGACTCCGCGCTGGCGCTCGTCTCGGACGCGGTTCGCAACAAGACCAGCCGGGGTGCGTTCCTCACCGGCTCGTTCGGTTCCGGTAAGAGCCACTTCATGGCCGTCCTACATGCCGTCCTCGGCCATGAGCCGGCCGCCCGCAAGATCGCCGAGCTGCAGCCAGTGGTCGCCAAACACGACGCTGCGCTACGCGAGGCGAAGCTGCTACGGCTCAGTTACCACCTGCTTGGCGCGCCGTCGCTGGAACAGGCTGTGCTCGGCGGCTACGTCGAGCAGATCCAGCGGCTGCACCCCGACGCGCCCCTTCCAGCGGTGCACACGAGTGACGATCTCCTCACCGACGCGGAGAACCAGCGCCGGACGCTCGGCGACGAGCGATTCTTCGCCGGGCTCAACGGCGACGACGATGACGACAGCGGCGATGTGTGGGCGGGACTCCTCGGCACCGGAACCTGGGACGCCGAGACCTACCACACCGCGCGTGCCGCCGGACCAGAAACTGAGGAACGCCAGCGGCTGGTCACTGCGCTCACCCAGAGCTACTTCACCTCCTACACCCGATTCGCCGACTACGTTGATCTGGAAAGCGGGCTGCACGCGATCTCCCGGCACGCACAGGCGCTCGGCTACAACGGCGTCGTGCTGTTCCTCGACGAACTCGTGTTGTGGTTGGCGTTCTCTGTCCGCGACACCGAGTTCTTCCGCCGGGAAACCCAGAAGATCACCAAGTTGGTGGAGTCGTCCGGCTCCCCGCGGCCGATCCCCCTAATCTCGTTCATCTCCCGGCAGATGGACCTGCGTAAGTGGTTCGCCGACGCTGGCGCCACCGGCAACGAGCAAGAGGCGCTGGATCGTGCCTTCCGCCATCAGGAGGGCCGTTTCGCGTCCATCCAGCTTGGGGACGACAACCTCGCCGAGGTGGCTCATCGCAGGCTGCTCTGGCCGGTGGACGACGAGGCCCGCCGGACCTTAGAGGACGCATTCGGTCAGCTCGAACGCCGCCCCGCCGTGTGGGACGTCCTCCTGGACAGCATCAACACCGGCGAGAGCCACCACGGCGCTTCCGAGGCCGAGTTCCGGCTTACCTACCCGTTCTCGCCCGCCCTTGTCTCCACGCTGCGCTCCCTGGCCAGTGTCATGCAGCGAGAACGCACAGCATTAAAAGTCATGCAGCAGATGCTGGTGAACCGCCGCGAGTCATTTACCGTTGACGATCTCATTCCGGTGGGCGATGCGTTCGACTACGTGGTTAATGGCCGTCAGGCGCTCGACTCACACGCAGCCAACCTGTTTCGTGCCGCAACTGCTCTGTATGAGGACAAGCTCAAGCCGATCCTGCTGCGTGAGCACAACGTCACCGAACGCCAGCTCGCCGACGACCCCACCTCGGTCCCACGAGGATTCCGCAGCCAAGAGCGGCTGGCCAAGACGCTGCTGCTGTCCGCGGTAGCACCCAACGTCCCCGCGTTGAAAGAGCTGACGGCCTCCCGGCTGGCCTCGCTCAATCACGGCTCCATCGTCTCGCCGCTGCCCGGCAACGAAGCCCGGCTGGTGATGGCCGCCATCAACACGTGGAAGAAGGAAGTCCCCGAGATCCAGACGTCCAGCGGCAGCGACCCGGTCATCCGCGTCCAGCTGGCCGATGTCGACTACGAGTCGGTCGTCGAACGGGTCAAAGGCGAGGACAACCCGGGACGGCGCCGGCAGCTGGTCAAGGAGATCGTGCACCAGGCGCTCGGCATCGACCCACACACCAGCGACCTCGACTCCGCTGCCACCCGTCAGGTGACGTGGAAGGGATCACGGCGCGAGGTGGACGTTGTCTTCGGCAACGTCCGAGACACCGCCTGGCTGTCCGACGAACACTTTCAGAACCGCCCCGGCACCTGGCGCTTCGTCGTCGACTACCCGTTCGACGAGGAGGAGCAGTCCGTCTCCCAGGACATCGCCCGCGTTGAGCGGATGCAGCAGGCAGGCAAGTACTGGCAGACCGTCGTGTGGCTGCCTCGCTATCTCACGCCCGAGGTGCAGCGCGAACTGGTGCGCCTGGTCAAGCTGCATTGGCTGTTCTCCGGCTCGGGCGAACGCTGGCAGAACAGCTCCGACCACCTGCCCGAGGCTGCCCGCGCCCAGGCCCGCGCCATTCTGGAGAACCAGCATGCCGCCTACAAGGAACGCATCACCCGGGTGCTGCAGCAGGCTTACGGGGCAGCCACCCCCGACGCTGGCAACCTTGCCGACGACGCCGCACATACCCAGGTGCTGATGTCGCTGGACCGCTCGTTCAGCCCGGCCGAGCCGGTGGGCGCCGACCTCGGCACTGCCTTCGAGAACCTCATCGACCAGGCATTTCGCAGTAGCTATCCGGCGCACCCAGAGTTCGAGCCGGCCCGCGAAGAGATCACCGTCCGCCAGCTGGAGACCGTCCGCGGCTACGTCGAGCAGGCATCGATCCAGGAGGACGGCCGCACCCCCACGCATCCGAGTGACCGCCAGGTGCTGCGCCGTATCTGCGGACCGCTCCGGCTCGGCAAGGCCACCGAGACACACTTCCTGTTCGGTAGCGATACGTTTGCCTTCTGGGCAGGCGAGTTCGACCGCGCCGTTGCTCATCACGGCGGGAACGCCCATGCCCCGGTGACCGTCCGGCAGCTGCGCGACTGGATCGACGGGCTGACCCCGGCGTGGGGACTGCGCACCGACGTGGCCGACCTGCTCATCAGCGCGTGGGCACTCCTGCAAAAGCGGGCATGGTTCGAGGCCAACACTCCTGTCGCTGCCCCTGCGCTGGGCAAGATCCGCGATCACCTGGAGCTGCGGCCGGAGCCGCTACCCACCAAGGAGGATTGGACGACTGCGCACACCAACGCCGGCCACCTCTTCGGCCTTGCCGGGAACCAGTACCTGACCGGTGCGAACGTCGCCGAGTTTGCCGGAACTGTCAGCGCCCGAGCCGCCGAACACGCTGGTCCCGCCGACGCGCTCGTCGGCGAACTCCGTCAGCTCTACAGCCGGCTGACGGTCGACCAGCATGATGGCGACCGGCTGACTGTGGCGGCTGCGGCCGCCAGCTTCGTCATCGACCTGTCACGGACCTCCAACCGGGTCGCACTCATCGAGAAGGTAGCCAGAGCCGAGTTCCCCGTTCCGCTCGACGTGGTGGGACGTACGCTCGCCGATGCTGCGACCGTTGTGCGTGCGCTCCAGGCGTTCCAGTGGCATCGTCTCTCTCCGGTGGTGCAGGCGGAGACAGGCGCCGACGAGCGAGCGCAGCAAGCCCGCGACATCATGCGTCAGCTGCGGGAGGCAACTTCAGCCGACGAACTCACGGTGCGGCTTGCCGACGCGTTGAGACGGGCGGAAGAGGAGACCTTCCAGTGGCTCGCCGACCAAACGCCGTCGGTGCCTGCGCCCCCACCCGCGCCAGAACAGCACGGCCCCGAAGACGTGGAGCTCGACGTCTCAACCGACGAGCCGCAAACTGGCCAGATCCGCGACAGGATTGCCCTCACATCCGCGAAGGATGTTCCCGTCGTCGAGGTGGAGCTCAAGCGGTTGTTGGCTGAGCACCACGGTCGCAGGATTCACGTGCAATGGTGGGTCGAATGA
- a CDS encoding DEAD/DEAH box helicase: MTEAIDALHPAVRYHLANTLRWDALRPLQEAAIAPILAGEDCLLLAPTAGGKTEAAVVPLLSRMAEEGWQDTSVLYVCPLRALLNNLQPRLNSYAAWLGRSAEVWHGDVDQPARQRILRERPDILLTTPESIEAMLVSTKVDPRVMFSGLRAIVVDEIHAFAGDDRGWHLLAVLERLTRLVGHPVQRIGLSATVGNPEDLLAWLQGGATARPRRVIAPAAASASADVDVTLDYVGSVVNAAKVIAALHEGEKRLVFVESRRRAEELGAALRERGINTFLSHSSLSASERRRSEAAFADSTDTVIVATSTLELGIDVGDLDRVIQIDSPARVSSFLQRIGRSGRRMGSTRNCLFLCTDENSVLQAAGLLERWSSGWVEPVTAPPSPRHIAAQQIMALCLQENRVGVNTWRDWWGELPLLDEHADEILAFLRREGYLESDGDFMFIGPQAERKFGRRYFSDLTAVFSAAPEFTVLSGREEVGTIEDAVLTEESAGPRIILLGGRSWQVTHIDWARRRCQVEPTALSGKARWGFSRGGLSFDITRAMRDVVLGVDPLGVRLTNRARDVLSRLREVHAHHVHRDGTAISRTGRDELRWWTWAGSAANRTLQASLPGAVAEQQRADDRSLRLRPDASRDEIIDAIANAMITQPSVNGASVAGLKFADALPPDLATATIAQRLEDQPHAKDVLSEPIVFLNE; the protein is encoded by the coding sequence ATGACCGAGGCGATCGACGCGCTGCATCCCGCAGTCCGCTACCACCTGGCAAACACCCTGCGCTGGGATGCGCTGCGACCGTTGCAGGAGGCCGCGATCGCTCCGATCTTGGCCGGTGAGGACTGCTTGCTTCTGGCCCCGACCGCGGGCGGCAAAACCGAAGCCGCCGTTGTCCCCCTGCTCAGCCGGATGGCCGAGGAAGGCTGGCAGGACACATCCGTGCTATATGTGTGCCCGCTGCGGGCTCTCCTGAACAACTTGCAGCCGCGACTGAATTCGTACGCCGCCTGGCTCGGACGCTCGGCCGAGGTATGGCATGGAGACGTCGACCAGCCTGCACGTCAGCGCATCCTGCGTGAGCGGCCGGACATCCTGCTGACCACACCGGAATCCATCGAAGCGATGCTGGTGTCTACCAAGGTCGATCCACGAGTGATGTTCTCCGGGCTGCGGGCTATCGTCGTCGACGAGATCCATGCGTTCGCCGGCGACGATCGCGGGTGGCATCTACTCGCTGTTCTTGAACGGCTGACGAGGCTAGTTGGCCACCCGGTCCAACGCATCGGCTTGTCGGCCACTGTCGGAAATCCGGAAGATCTGCTTGCCTGGCTGCAAGGTGGGGCTACAGCCCGGCCGCGACGGGTGATTGCGCCAGCAGCCGCATCGGCTAGCGCCGACGTCGATGTCACCCTCGACTATGTTGGATCGGTCGTCAACGCCGCCAAGGTCATCGCCGCATTGCACGAGGGAGAGAAACGGCTCGTGTTCGTCGAGAGCCGACGTCGGGCCGAGGAACTCGGAGCTGCGTTGCGGGAACGTGGCATTAATACGTTCCTTTCCCACTCGTCGCTCTCGGCGTCGGAGCGCCGTCGATCCGAAGCGGCGTTCGCCGACTCCACAGACACCGTGATCGTCGCGACATCGACCCTCGAACTGGGAATCGACGTCGGTGACCTGGATCGGGTCATCCAGATCGATTCCCCCGCTCGTGTCTCGTCTTTCCTCCAACGCATCGGTCGTAGTGGCCGACGCATGGGGTCGACCCGCAACTGCTTGTTTCTGTGCACGGACGAGAACTCGGTGCTGCAGGCTGCCGGCCTGTTGGAGCGGTGGTCCTCTGGTTGGGTCGAACCGGTGACGGCGCCCCCGTCGCCACGGCACATCGCCGCACAACAGATCATGGCACTGTGCCTCCAGGAGAACCGCGTGGGTGTCAACACCTGGCGCGATTGGTGGGGCGAGCTTCCGCTACTCGATGAGCACGCGGACGAGATCCTGGCGTTCCTACGCCGTGAGGGTTACCTCGAGTCCGACGGTGACTTCATGTTCATTGGCCCACAAGCCGAGCGCAAGTTCGGTCGTCGGTACTTTTCAGACTTGACTGCGGTATTCAGCGCCGCACCAGAATTCACCGTGCTTTCGGGGCGTGAGGAAGTCGGGACCATAGAGGACGCGGTTCTCACTGAGGAATCCGCGGGCCCGCGGATCATCCTGCTCGGTGGCCGTAGCTGGCAGGTCACCCATATCGATTGGGCACGACGCCGCTGCCAGGTGGAGCCGACCGCTCTGTCAGGGAAGGCACGGTGGGGGTTTTCCCGCGGAGGTCTTTCATTCGACATCACTCGGGCGATGCGGGACGTAGTACTGGGCGTCGATCCCTTGGGTGTCAGGTTGACCAACCGAGCTCGGGATGTCTTATCACGTCTCCGCGAAGTCCATGCCCACCATGTTCACCGCGACGGCACCGCGATCAGTCGAACCGGTCGGGACGAGCTTCGCTGGTGGACATGGGCAGGCAGCGCGGCGAACCGCACCCTTCAAGCGTCCCTTCCCGGTGCCGTGGCGGAACAGCAACGAGCGGACGATCGATCCTTGCGGTTGCGCCCCGACGCATCCCGAGACGAGATCATCGACGCCATAGCGAATGCGATGATCACCCAGCCCTCAGTCAATGGGGCCAGCGTGGCCGGCTTGAAGTTCGCCGACGCCTTGCCACCAGACCTGGCGACGGCAACAATTGCGCAGCGGTTGGAAGACCAGCCACACGCCAAGGACGTCCTCTCAGAACCGATCGTGTTCCTCAACGAATAA
- the pglZ gene encoding BREX-2 system phosphatase PglZ yields the protein MSTAVTANGHALTVASPAVVRSLLDGLAGKRHDAGILGVQAAATWEGPEQFMHNGRSIRVLPCRSTLAVWEALRLRDSSDWLVILTPCDQDDLGAGVMAHFVGNRLRTPDPWEAVRHRFTAERLDPRLYSSGARSREIAAGLLAVLPHDGWTPAPAGVLTRDHALGSVVHNGLRVVDAGVEVDVTAVMAWSARPDATSLLADLRAAAGDALTDEVIDWLAGRCGLAAGPVRTLLAAGKISEIVPLGVLAGLLSAPDVADTRAAGHFQGAFGLGKLTPEVLDAWHADARWLVTHALTDGYGPELASKVLTGASRHVADLGLDELAQVSDMLPAGLQSRLAELARELSSVLPDAATVATAGAGIDEPLVAADLSAAESAFSRIREHVLAEKDASVRAFEAALRLVRWLATDATTPVGSDLALALDQHLTTDSWVDAAVNTAAQGSADSGLADVLGTVLRLVRHRRDRHDVAFAAALAASPEPEQLTVERVLPDVVVPLAQRRPALLLVLDGMSASVANQLVRDAGQLGWVEHAVPGHERRTAALAVLPTLTEFSRCSLLSGMLCHGRDDAERQGFQAVLKGASLKHDVDGGGAPLFHKKDLDTSRPGLTLSPAIHTAVADTEGLPLVAAVLNAVDDALHHTDPAGIDWTLDAVRHLKPLLDAARGAGRIVVLTSDHGHVIERRQGTLRQHSSTYGARARPAVESEPAAGDEVMVSGPRVLTTGNSAILAVDERIRYGPLNAGYHGGGSPAEVVVPVVVLHPGDAPAELGLTSIDGGQPAWWEPTTRPRAHAAGASEPPRGAGSGPRGATRAVSRSDDDAATLFELPGRLPQTTSTPQPRPDGPGEEAAKVAQSVVSSRTFKQQLAIAGRVPVATERITNLLAVLLDAPDRRVPAHNAAATLSVAAPRLRGALHVLKRVLDVEGYVVIRYEEASGDIVLDESLLREQFGVQG from the coding sequence ATGAGCACAGCGGTGACGGCCAACGGCCACGCACTCACCGTGGCGAGCCCCGCGGTGGTGCGATCCCTGTTGGACGGGCTGGCCGGTAAGCGGCACGACGCCGGCATCCTCGGCGTACAAGCGGCCGCAACCTGGGAGGGGCCCGAGCAGTTCATGCATAACGGGCGCAGCATCCGAGTCTTGCCGTGTCGTTCAACCCTGGCCGTCTGGGAAGCGCTTCGGCTACGTGACTCCTCCGACTGGCTTGTCATCCTCACGCCGTGCGATCAGGACGACCTGGGCGCGGGTGTCATGGCTCATTTCGTGGGCAACCGCCTGCGGACCCCGGACCCGTGGGAAGCCGTCCGGCACAGGTTCACCGCCGAGCGGCTCGACCCGAGGCTCTACTCGTCTGGGGCGCGCTCTCGCGAAATCGCTGCTGGCTTGTTAGCCGTTCTGCCTCATGACGGCTGGACGCCTGCCCCTGCTGGTGTGCTCACCCGCGACCATGCGCTTGGATCCGTCGTCCACAACGGGCTGCGCGTAGTTGACGCAGGGGTGGAAGTCGATGTGACCGCGGTCATGGCCTGGAGCGCCCGGCCGGACGCTACCTCGCTCCTGGCCGACCTGCGCGCAGCCGCAGGCGACGCGCTCACCGACGAGGTCATCGACTGGCTGGCCGGACGGTGTGGCTTGGCCGCCGGACCAGTACGAACGTTGCTGGCCGCTGGCAAGATCTCCGAGATCGTCCCGCTGGGTGTCCTCGCTGGCTTGCTCAGCGCGCCCGACGTGGCGGACACCCGCGCTGCCGGGCACTTCCAGGGTGCGTTCGGGCTGGGCAAGCTCACTCCAGAGGTGCTGGATGCGTGGCACGCCGACGCCCGCTGGCTGGTGACCCACGCACTCACCGACGGCTACGGCCCCGAGCTCGCCAGCAAGGTGCTCACGGGTGCGTCGCGCCACGTCGCCGACCTCGGCCTCGACGAACTTGCGCAGGTCTCCGACATGCTGCCCGCAGGACTGCAGTCGCGTCTGGCCGAACTCGCCCGCGAACTCTCGAGCGTGCTGCCGGACGCTGCCACCGTGGCCACGGCCGGGGCCGGGATCGATGAGCCGTTGGTGGCCGCCGACCTCTCGGCTGCCGAGTCCGCCTTCTCCCGGATCCGGGAGCATGTCCTCGCCGAGAAAGACGCGTCGGTGCGCGCATTCGAAGCAGCCTTGCGGCTCGTGCGCTGGCTTGCGACCGACGCCACCACCCCGGTCGGCAGCGACTTGGCCCTGGCGCTCGACCAGCACCTCACGACTGACTCGTGGGTGGACGCCGCGGTCAACACAGCCGCCCAGGGATCCGCCGACTCCGGCCTCGCTGACGTACTCGGGACGGTCTTGCGGCTGGTTCGCCACCGGCGCGACCGGCATGACGTGGCGTTCGCCGCGGCCCTGGCGGCCTCGCCGGAGCCGGAGCAGCTCACTGTAGAGCGGGTGCTGCCGGATGTCGTTGTCCCGCTGGCCCAACGGCGGCCGGCGTTGTTGCTGGTACTCGACGGGATGAGCGCGTCGGTGGCCAACCAGCTCGTCCGCGATGCCGGCCAGCTGGGGTGGGTCGAACATGCGGTTCCCGGCCACGAGCGGCGGACGGCGGCGCTTGCGGTACTGCCCACGCTGACAGAGTTCAGCAGATGTTCGCTGCTGTCCGGAATGCTGTGCCACGGCCGCGACGATGCCGAGCGCCAGGGGTTTCAGGCGGTGCTCAAGGGTGCCAGCTTGAAACACGACGTGGACGGCGGCGGGGCGCCGCTGTTTCACAAGAAAGATCTCGATACCTCGCGACCCGGGCTGACTCTCTCGCCCGCGATCCACACCGCCGTCGCCGACACGGAAGGGCTACCGCTGGTCGCGGCCGTGCTGAATGCCGTCGACGACGCACTGCACCACACCGACCCGGCCGGTATCGACTGGACGCTCGATGCTGTACGCCATCTCAAGCCGCTCCTCGACGCCGCCCGTGGTGCCGGACGAATCGTCGTCCTGACCTCCGACCACGGGCACGTGATCGAGCGTCGCCAGGGAACGCTGCGTCAGCACTCTTCCACGTACGGGGCGAGAGCCCGACCCGCTGTCGAGTCCGAACCCGCCGCAGGCGACGAGGTCATGGTCAGCGGTCCGCGGGTGCTCACCACCGGCAACTCCGCAATCCTTGCCGTCGATGAACGGATCCGGTACGGCCCGCTCAATGCCGGATACCACGGCGGCGGCTCACCCGCGGAGGTCGTCGTGCCCGTGGTGGTCCTGCACCCCGGCGACGCTCCCGCAGAACTTGGCCTCACCAGTATCGACGGCGGCCAACCGGCCTGGTGGGAGCCTACAACCAGGCCCCGCGCTCATGCGGCCGGTGCGTCGGAACCGCCGCGTGGGGCGGGATCAGGACCGAGGGGCGCTACCCGTGCGGTGTCGCGCTCCGACGACGACGCCGCCACGCTGTTCGAGCTTCCCGGAAGGCTGCCTCAGACCACATCCACTCCGCAGCCCCGGCCGGACGGCCCTGGTGAAGAAGCGGCCAAGGTGGCCCAGTCCGTCGTGTCGTCGCGCACGTTCAAGCAACAACTCGCCATCGCTGGGCGCGTCCCGGTCGCTACCGAGAGGATCACCAACCTGCTCGCCGTACTTCTGGACGCCCCGGACCGAAGGGTCCCAGCACACAACGCCGCGGCTACGCTCAGCGTCGCCGCACCTCGCCTGCGGGGTGCGCTACACGTGCTCAAGCGGGTTCTCGACGTCGAGGGGTACGTGGTGATCCGGTACGAGGAGGCCTCCGGCGACATCGTCCTCGACGAGTCGCTCCTGCGCGAACAGTTCGGGGTGCAGGGATGA
- the brxD gene encoding BREX system ATP-binding protein BrxD, giving the protein MSISPRRRREVLAALRRGTVPAHGLDQLAVGLDRFGGEMDAELETVRSGGAIFKAVRGEYGAGKTFFARWLADNARKKGFATAEVQINEIDTPLHRLETVYRRTIESLRTDTVPPSALRPILDSWLFTVETDASGADGEISDESVENLLEQRLTEVAARAPVFPLAVRAYRRFVAEGDNDAADGLVAWLGGQPHVAARVKRQAGIKGDLDHFLALGFLRGLLAILRDSGHAGLLLVLDEVETLQRVRSDARAKALNALRQFMDEVHDGNFPGLYLLITGTPAFFDGRQGMQLLPPLADRLHTDFSRDPRFDNPRAPQLRLTGFDLDKLVELGTRVRSLFISDVSDAERVERTADDDFLRDFASSVAGKLGGRVGTAPRLFLRKLVDVLDTIELHTDFDPRTDYEVAIRPTELNDAEREAAATRSADDIELDV; this is encoded by the coding sequence ATGAGCATCTCCCCCCGGCGCCGCCGCGAAGTGCTCGCTGCCTTGCGGCGCGGGACCGTGCCAGCGCACGGCCTCGACCAGCTGGCCGTCGGGCTGGACAGGTTTGGCGGAGAGATGGATGCCGAGCTCGAGACCGTGCGGTCCGGTGGGGCGATTTTCAAAGCCGTGCGAGGAGAGTACGGGGCCGGGAAGACGTTCTTCGCGCGCTGGCTGGCAGACAACGCACGCAAGAAGGGCTTCGCCACCGCCGAGGTGCAGATCAACGAGATCGACACGCCGCTGCACCGGTTGGAGACCGTCTACCGGCGCACCATCGAGTCCTTGCGCACCGACACGGTACCGCCGAGCGCCTTGCGGCCGATCCTCGACTCGTGGCTGTTCACCGTCGAAACGGACGCCAGCGGCGCGGACGGCGAGATTTCCGACGAGTCGGTGGAGAACTTGCTGGAGCAGCGGCTCACCGAAGTCGCCGCGCGGGCTCCCGTGTTCCCGCTCGCTGTGCGTGCCTACCGCCGGTTCGTCGCCGAAGGAGACAACGATGCCGCCGACGGCCTCGTCGCGTGGCTTGGGGGGCAACCGCACGTCGCTGCTCGGGTGAAACGCCAGGCTGGGATCAAAGGCGATCTCGACCACTTTCTGGCACTCGGGTTTCTGCGCGGGCTGCTAGCTATCCTTCGCGACTCCGGTCACGCCGGCCTGTTGCTCGTGCTGGACGAGGTGGAGACGCTGCAGCGGGTACGCAGCGACGCTCGCGCCAAGGCACTCAACGCGTTACGGCAGTTCATGGACGAAGTGCACGATGGCAACTTTCCCGGCCTGTATCTGTTGATCACCGGCACGCCAGCGTTTTTTGACGGACGTCAGGGCATGCAGTTACTTCCGCCATTGGCCGACCGGTTGCATACGGACTTTTCCCGAGACCCTCGCTTCGACAACCCACGAGCGCCGCAGCTGCGGCTCACCGGCTTCGATCTCGACAAGCTCGTGGAACTCGGCACGCGTGTCCGGTCGCTGTTCATTTCCGACGTCAGCGACGCCGAACGAGTAGAGCGCACCGCAGATGACGATTTCCTTCGCGACTTCGCCTCATCCGTCGCCGGCAAACTAGGCGGAAGAGTAGGCACCGCTCCACGGCTGTTCTTGCGCAAGCTCGTCGACGTCCTCGACACGATCGAGCTGCACACGGACTTCGACCCGCGGACCGATTACGAAGTGGCCATTCGTCCGACCGAGTTGAACGACGCCGAACGAGAGGCAGCCGCGACTCGCTCGGCTGACGACATCGAACTCGACGTGTGA